A stretch of DNA from Saccharospirillum mangrovi:
ACAGGAGCCACGCACAGCTTGCGCTTCATTGCTCTCCAATGCGGCGTCGAGCAACATTAGAGTTTCTTCTAGAAGGAATCCGTATCCGATGGTTGAATACTGCTGACTCATTGGAACCGCCGTAGTCATTTATTACTCATAGATTTTTCTTTGCCTTTTTCAGCTGCGCCACCAGCTTCAACCCAAGCATCAACCTGCGCTTTTTTGAATTTCCAGAAACGACCTACTTTATGAGCGGGCATGGCATGTTTGTCGATCCAGCGGTACACGGTGTCATTGCTGACACCCAAGTAGGTGCCTATTTCGTCTACGGATAGCCAGCGATCTTCCATTTCGGTCATATTTTTGTTTCCTATGCACGATGTTACGCCTAGCTTTGGTGGCTTGGTCAGTAAGTGGAACAACCCCAAAAATGCATGAATGGGTCGAGATATACAGCTTAAATCTACATTTTAACGGGTTTTAAGCTGCATAGTGCCGCATAATTAGGCATAAATCATTTGTAAAATAACAGAAAGTGGGTGCTTTAAGTCTGACTGGTATCGATGAAGTGTCGACCTGCGCGCTTGCACATTTGTTTCGAGTGGAGGTGACCTTAAAGATGACAGCTGAGTTGGAGCTGCATCGGCTGTGACCAGTCAAAGACATAGGGAAATACCAAATTAGAGCAAACAACATCCTTGCCTAGTTTGGTGATTTCTACCCACTTCGATCCAACCAATTTTCACCCACATATCACCTCCCTGACATCCGGAACTCAAACTTTTATTCCGGCCCCACCTTCAGGAGGTACCCATGATCGTCCAATGCCCCAGTTGCCGCTCTGCCCGAGTGGTAGTGCTCCATCATGGCCGCAAAGTTTGCGGTTCCATCGGTACCGTAGCCGGTGTTGCCAGTGGCATTGCTGCTGCAGCTGGCGGTGCACGCATCGGTATGGCCGTTGGTGTTGTTGCCGGCCCTGCAGGTTCTGTTCTTGGGGGTGTGTCCGGCGCCATTCTCGGTGGTTTGGTTGGTGGCGTGGCTGGTGGTCAAGCCGGTGCGGCGCTGGGCGACCGCCTGGATGAAAGCCTGCTCGATAACCTGCGCTGCCTAGCATGCGATCACCGCTTTAGCCTGGGTGACCACACGCCCGCTTGATTTCATTGCTGTTCCCCGTCATTCCCCTTTAGAGCCCGCCTTTGTGCGGGTTCTTTTTTTCGTATTCCGCCTATCCAATACCAAGGAGTCTGTTATGGACCTGCCTGCCTTCGTTAAAAACGAACAAGGCCTGTACCACGTACAGGGCTGTGTTAAACCGGAACAGATCGTCAGTACCGCCGCCAGCATTTTGCTGGAAGACCTGACTCAGCAAGAGAGGCTGACCCAGCCAACCGATGCCGTGCGCTTTATGCAACTGGCGTTAGCCGCTGAGCCGAATGAGCATTTCGCGACGTTGTTCTTGAGCAGTAAGCATCGGGTGCTGCACTTCGAGCGACTGTTCAGCGGCACCGTGGATTGTGCAGCGGTCTATCCCCGCGTGGTGGTGCAGAAGGCGCTGGCCTGTAATGCGGCTGCGGTGATTTTCGCGCACAACCATCCATCAGGGTGTTGTGAGCCATCGCAGGCGGATCGGAACATCACGCGCCAACTGAAAGATGCGCTGGCGTTAATCGATGTGCGAGTGCTGGACCATCTGGTGGTGTCCCGCTCGGAATGGGTCAGCCTGGCCGAGCGCGGCTGGGTGTAATTACCTGGTACATCAGCAACTGCACTACTTCTCCTCCAAGTCTGATTTGCACTCCCCCTCATTGAACTTAATCACCTGCTCGTTCGGGTAATCCCTTATTGTCGATAAAAAGGAGTCGCCTTATGGCACATCACGACGAAAGCATGGCCTATGTGGGCCGCACACCCTGGCACGGTTTGGGTAACCAACTGGACAGCCAACAACCCCTGCACGTTTGGATGAAAGCTGCTGGCATGGACTGGGACATCCGCGAGACCCCAGTCCGCTTCATCAGCCAGGAATCCGGCAGCCTGGGGCAGATCCGCACCTTTGACGATCAGAAGGTATTGTTCCGCTCCGATACCCAAGCGCCACTGTCTGTGGTCAGTGACCGCTTCAAGGTGGTTCAGCCGCGTGAGATCCTGGAGTTCTATCGCGACCTGACTGAACGCTCCGGCTTCGAGCTGGAAACCGCCGGCGTGCTCAAAGGCGGTCGCAAGCTCTGGGCACTGGCGCGGACCGGTCAAAGTGGCACCTTGGCCGGGCAGGACCAAACCAACGGCTACTTGCTGCTCGCCACTGCCTGCGATGGCACCCTCGCCACCACGGCTCAGTTCACCAGCATTCGGGTAGTGTGTAACAACACCCTGGCAGTAGCAGTAAATGGCGCGGGTCATGCTGTGAAGGTCCGTCACAACACCACCTTCGATGCTCAAGCGGTCAAACAGCAACTGGGCATCTCGGTGTCTGCGTGGGACGACTTCATGTATCGACTGAAATCGCTCAGTGAACGACGCATCACACGCAAGACCGCTGAGAAAGTACTCGGCTCTGTATTTACGGATACGGCCTACAACCTCGGCAGCAAACCGGTTCGTCCCAACGAATATGCCATCAAGAAAGCGTTAGCACTGTACAGTGGGGACGGTCGAGGGGCTGAGTTACCGTCCGCCAAGAGCACTGCCTATGGCCTGCTCAATGCGGTGACCGAGTACGTCGACCATCAACGCCGGGCGCGCAGTACGGACAATCGGTTGGACTCGGCGTGGTTTGGGAAGGGTGCGCAGATCAAACAGCGGGCTTTGGAGCAGACGTTGGCGCTGATTGCTTAAGTGAAAATGAGTTGCCCTTTGGGGTTTGTATTGCGAAACAAGTGCATAGGCTCCACTGGTATTACGCAATGGAGCTTATTTTTTGTTGTCGGAGGCCGTTTTGATGCTGGTTCGTAGGGCGTTTATCCATTCTAAACTGTGGCTTGGGCCACTCCGTTGGATATCGAACCTAACTTAAGAGGACAGATGTGACACCAAAGCGGACAGATATGCCACCAAGCGAGTTATGTTCATTAGGTATCAGCCGATAGATAAGGTCTGAACTATATTCGATAAGGGAGGCGCCCAAGGATGATGGAAAACTATTATGGAGTGTTTACCAATCAATCGGCAGTCACCAGGCTTGCTGAGGTCCAGCAGTACACTGTGGATGAGTCGTCTACACAAGCTAGGTCTACTACATCGCACAGCAATGATCTCATTGAACGAATATCTAAGGCGCAAAATGTCTCAGAAAGCGTAATCCTATCTATATCTACCCAGCAACCGAATTCCAATGGGAGCGTTGTTGAATTACCACCCAAGGAACCTAAGTCCTATTTTCCTGAGGATGGGGTGATCGTTTTAACCGATACTCCCGACTTGTCTGAGCACTCGGACATTAATAAGCGCATCACCATGGTTGATGCAAAAGTTGATGATCAAGGGGTTTCAGAAACAGGCCTATCTGAAATGGCTGATACGTTGAAACAAAAAGACATCCAGCTCAGCGGCATTCTCAGTGCTGCAGGTATATTTAACGAAGGGGTATCTAGCGCCGAAATTAAAACAAAGGTCGAAGTTGGAGACTTCGCTGGCTCTATTTCTGTCTTTGGACCAGAGGGCGAAGCCGTTTACAAGTGGGAACCCTCTGGTTCATTAGATCGAAGCAAAGAGTCAACAACGACGTCCTTGTCGATTGAAACAAACTCGGGGAAAAGGATCGATATTGGAATAGTTGTCAGTGATGAAACCAATATTCGGATTAATAAAGGTGTCAGTCGATCATTGGAAGTGACATACGAATCCAGTGAACCTTTGTCCAAGGCCGAAGCAGAAGAGTTAGAAACCATTCTAAAAGATGTAGACTCAATGCTCACATCCTTCAATCATGATTTGTCGGTAACGCAAGATAATATTGATACTTTGACTGAATCTCTTATGGGTGAAAGCGAACAATTTAGATCGTTAAACCTATCTTTCTCATTCTCGGCTGGAAACACATTTAGAGAAACTACAATCGCTGTTGCTGATGGAGAGGTTAGTCAAAATGTCAAAGAAGAAGGTATGGGAATACATTACTCAGCAAACATGTTTGAAGCTCGATATACCCAAAACTATTTAGGGTTTGTCCAGGGGGCAAGTCTTGAATATTACGCAGACCATGAGCTCCAATGGAATGAGTATGACAGTGTTTATATTGCCGGTATTGTCGATAAGGCAACCTCTCCTGTAGTGGATAGTACAGACTATTTTGATACGTTTTTTGAGTGAGGGGTTTAGCGAAAGGGGTGAATATCTCACCCCTTTCTTAAAAGGCTATTCGTAAGTAAATGGGTTTAAGATACGCATAACTGGATTATCATCGTCCGGAATTGTTCTTACCTGACAGAGATTAAAAAAGTACTCGTTTTCAGTACTAAGTACTTTTTCGCCATTAATAGTATCTGCGCGAACGTGATAACGCTCCCTATCAAAAGTGAACAGCAAGTCAGGATCTAAACCTGATACTTCTTCAATATGGGTGAAATATCCTTTGCACTCAGGCAAGGGAACAAGGATATCGAAAAACCCATCGTGGTCTGCTCGCACTATTTTTTCATGATATACGCTGCCAATGCCATCTTCGGCAGTTGTATAGTCAAATATGAATTGCATCATCCTCGCAGGCTCGCCGTTCTGAAGTTTTAGCTGGCCAAAGAATCTAACATAATTGCCTACCACACCGCCTTTAATAGGATACCCATCTACATAATAGCCAGTAATGGTTTGATTTAGGTAATTTTGGCCAGTTAAGGTCTGACTGTTCACGATATGGCCGACCATTTGACCTATTTTCAAACCACGGTCATCGTAAACTGTAATGGTGTACGGATTACTGGAATTTAGCACACCCGTTGATAAGACCAGGAACTTGATCTCGTCGCCGGGCGTTGCAGTATGTGTATATCTGCCGCTACCAGTAACTTGCAACCATGGACCACCGTCATAGAGGGAAACCTATAGTGCGTGGAAATTGGTGTTTTGTGAAATGTCAAAGACCAGTTTTGTTCCAACAGCTGTGTATGTATAAAAATCGCTGTCGAGTACTGAATCGATGTTTCCAACAACTGATTCTGCGTACGTTAATTCTGTCGCAAGTGATAGTCCATCGTTGACCTCATAATCATCAAAGTCCGGTATCGACCGGAAAATGAAGCTTAGCGGGCTACCATCACTCAGGGCTGCATCTATTAGCAAGTAATAGTGGCCTGCATCCGATATGAAGGATACTCGTTCATTAGCGTTGCCTGCGGCACTAGATGAAAAATACGTAGGGAATGTGTACGGGTTGCTTGGATCATCTTGAGCAACTGTAATATTGTGATTATTACCGACCGCTTGACCATCTAGAAATGCATCAATCCGCACCGGATTATCAGTCACTGCGAAGTAATAACAAAGTGAGGTACCCGTAGCTGTCCCACTCAAAGTGTACTTCGTTTCTAGATTAAGTTCTGTACAGATAGGCGTGTATGAAGGGTCGAAAGTGAATTGACTAATATTGCTTTCAGAGCTTGAAAATCGTGCTTCTTCCTCTTAGATGCCAATTAATGGCGATGGAATTCCAGTTAGCTCAATGACTTCGCTCGTTGATGGCGAAATGCTTGGAGGCGATAGCTCTTGTTGTGCCCCATCAGCATTTAAGTTTTCAAAGGAAATTAAGTTGTCTGCGCTGGTTGAATTATCGGGTGTGAGTTCATTTGAGCTGTTAGTTATGTCTTTTGCAAATGCAGATATTGAAATTGAAATGAGTAAGGTTATGCCAATACTAGAAATTGCCTTTTTCATGTTGATCTCCTTTTTGAACGGCGATCAACAAATACAGATGGATTGAGTGTCGGTCAATCTCTGAGGTGTCGTTGCTGTCCGTACTTTTTGTATGCCAGAGTTGGCGCTCATTTGGAGCAGGCAGTATTAGAGCTTTTGCCCGGTTACAGTGGTAAAAATTTTCCCCGCATGAATGATACTTTCATTCTCTAGAAGCACATTTGGGCCAGGCACTATCCAGTCTTAATCCGAGATACTTTCACCTACATATTACCTAATTGATCGTTAAGCCTTCGGCTTAGCCACGATCCTAACCTTTGTTTCACACCTCTAAGCCCGACCCGCCTGTGCCGGTCGGGCTTTTTTATGTCTGGAGAATGCCATGACCGATTCTCATCACGACCGTTCGTCATCTTTGCTTCAAACAACAGATGGCACATCGGGTTCCAATTCAATCACCCCACCGCCTTTGCCCTGGGCCGTCGCCGCCGTCTGGGGCTCCTTCTTACACGAAGGGCTGATGCTGACCAGCAACAACGTCGAACGCACCTTGCTGCTGCTTGATCGTTGGGGCGACACCACCCTGGCATTGGTACAAGTCGTCTGTGAGTACTTGCCCACGCTCTGGGATGAGGTGCAGCCGTATTACTCGTCACTGTCGGGTGTTTCGGGCGTGTTCGAGTACGAGGTGGTGTCTCAGTTGGGTGAGCAGATCGCGACTCACTTGATGGACACCGGCAAGCTGCCCTCGCAGGAAGAGTTTGAGTTGATGACCAAAGTTAAGCCACCACCGTCCGCCAGCTTGCGAACCTTGGCGCCGCCTTTGGCGTTCTTGACCTCAGTAGCTGAGAGTTTGTTGAGCTGTCCGGCCATGGTTACCTCATTGCGGGTAACGGGATCGCTGATTGAGCGATTACCCTCGATGTTACCCACAAGAATTCGTAGATACCAGTGGACCCCCATGGATCGAACAAGCACAAAAAAGCCCCTGTTACGGGGCTTTTGGAGGTTTCGTAGACGTTAGTGGATCTACTGAAACTGCTTGATGGTGGAGGCGGCGGGGATCGAACCCGCGTCCGCAAGTCCTCCATTCTCGGTCCTACATGCTTAGTCTCTTCTTTAATTTACCCTTGCCGTTACCGAAGGACAGGTGCGACTCGGGGAGCCTGGGATGTTTGTTTAACAGCTCCGGCCCAGACAACCTTCACTGCGATCCTGAATTATTGACAGTCAGTAGAGCCGTTCAGGCACAGCTCAGTGACTGCCGGACCGGTTAAGGGGTCCAGTTATGAAGGATTAGGCTGCGAGAGCGTAACCTTCGTAGTTGTCATCGTTTGCAACTATGAGTTTGCAGCTTTGGTTTAACGAGATTCGCTACCATCTCGGCATGCACCTTGAACTTTGTAACCCGCGTCGAAGCCATGTCGCCCCCGAAAACGGTTCACCGAAAGTTCCGGTGGTGTCGGCTAAATGCAGCCGACGGTCGCGGTTTTCAAGGTTTATTCCAATGTTCAGGAGCCCGGAAACCGCGAGGTGGCGCAGTCTAGCACGCCGCTTTCTATCTATGAACCTATCTATGCACCGACCATCAGGTGTTGTGGGCTTTCATGATGCGTTCTTTCTGTCGGTTCCAGTCGCGCTCTTTCATCGTGGCACGCTTGTCGTGCAGTTTCTTACCTTTCACCAAGGCAACGTCGGCTTTCACTTTATTGCCTTTCCAGAACAACGACAGGCACACCACGGTGTAACCCTGCTGCTCGGACTGGCCCATCAGCTTGTCGATTTCGCGACGGTGCATCAGCAGTTTGCGGGTGCGTGTCGGGTCGGCAATGACGTGGGTGGAGGCGGTGCTTAACGGCGTGAAGTGCGCGCCAATCAGCCAGGCTTCATCGTTCTTGAAGATGACGTAGCTGTCGACCAATTGCGCTTTGCCTTCGCGCAGACTTTTGACTTCCCAGCCCATTAACTCCAGGCCGGCCTCGACTTTCTCGGCAATCTCGTAGTCGTGGCGCGCCTTCTTGTTCTGGGCGATGGTTCCGCCGCCTGGTTGCGGCTTTTGCTTGGCTTTACTCATAACGGTCCATTATACAGGGCGCGCCGTTGTGGCGGCTACCGCGCTGCAACACTGTCTTCGGGCTTTTGCTGGGTGCGCGCCCATGGCTTGAGGCACAATAGCGCTCAAAGGAGGGCGCCATGCTGTTCGGATTCTTCATTCTGTTGGTGTATTGGCTGGCCGGTGAGTGGGTTACCGCGTTAATTGGCTGGCCGATTCCGGGCAATGTGGTCGGGCTCTTACTGCTGTGGATCACGCTGACGATTTACCGCCAGGTGCCGAAATCACTGGTCGATGCCAGCAGCGCGTTGATTCGCTATCTCACCTTGCTGTTCGTACCCGCCGGTGTCGGCCTGATTCAACATTGGGACCGGCTGATGTCGAACGGCTTGTGGATCATCCTGATCATCGCCATCAGCACGGTGTTGGCAGCACTGACGATGATCGCTCTGTTCAAATTATTGAAGGCACCGGGCGCATGATCGCTTCCATTCAAACCCTGCTGGCGATCAGCCTGACGGTGGGCATCTATCTGGCGGCCGAGCAACTGTATATCAAGGCCGGTCGCAATGCGTTGCTGCACCCGGTCATTATTTCCATCTTCAGCCTGATGGGATTAATCACGGTGTTCGGCTGGGGTTATCCGCAATACCAGAACGACACCCGCTTCATTCATTTCCTGCTTGGCCCGGCAACGGTGGCGCTGGCCGTACCGCTGCACGAAAACATGGCGCTGATCCGCAAGATGGCGGTGCCGTTGTTGCTGGCATGTTTAAGCGGCGCGTTAGTGGCGTCGGCCAGCGCGGTGATGTTGTCTGCCTGGATCACCGGCGACGAAGTGCTGTCATTAAGCATGAGCGCCAAATCGATCACCACGCCCATTGCCATCGGCATGGCCGACAGCCTCGGTGGCAGCGGTTCGTTGGCGGCGGGTTTGGTGTTGTTGGCGGGATCCATCGGCACTCTGATTTTGCCGACATTGATGCGACTGTGCCGACTGCACGATCATGCCTTGTACGGTTTTGTACTAGGCGTTACCGCGCACGGTTTCGGCACCGCTCAGGCGTTCGAAAAGTCGATCACGTGCGGCGCCTTTGCCGGTTTGGCAATGAGCCTGACCGGTGTCTTCACCGCCTTTCTGGTGCCGCCGCTGGTGCCTTTTTGGTTACAGCCGTTCTGGCTACTCGGCGGCTAAGGCCCGCAACATCAAACCCGCACGTTGACCAACCGGCACTTTGGGGTTCGGAAACACGATGCATTCGGGCTGTTCACCGACGCGATATTCGCGCTCGCCATCGCGCCAGATTAATGTGCCCGGCGCGTATTCGGTAAAATTCAGCGCGTCGTCGGGCACGAAAAACTCCCAGTGTTCACTGGTCACTTCAATCGAATGGCAAACTTCGAATTGTGTTACCGGGCGCTTCGGCTGTTCGGGCAACGGTTCGCCGGCAATCAATTCGCGCAACGCATAATCGATGCCGCTGTAACGCTTCAAATCGTTCTCGCCAAAAGGTTTCACCTGACCCAGTTCGAGCGTGAAGCTTTGGGCTTCGTACTTCAGCGATGAAAACGACGAAAAGGTATTGCCCGCTTCACGTTGCAACAACACCGTGTCGATATCGGAACGCGCCAAAAAGGCCTGCTGATTTGCCGGCAATTGCCGACCTTCCACAAACGGATAGACCGCAAAACGTTCGCGCTGGCTGCCACGAATGGCGGTGTGCAAATCGTAGTGATAGCGCTGTGTTACCGTGACCGGTTCGCTGGCAAAAAAGTTGGCGACAAAGGCTTCCAGTTTGGCGGCGCGCTTTACTTCTTTCAGACCGACGTCCTGATGTTGCCAGTCGCCAGCGAACAAGCGGTTCATGTTCACATCGACAAAGCGCTTCGCTACTTGCATCGCCCAGGGGTTACCGATGATGAACAACACACGCTGACCAACTTTCTGCTCTTCGGCCAACACATCGCTCACGATGTCGCGGACGATCTCGATCGGCGCGGTTTCGTTGCCGTGCACTCCGCAGGAAATCACCAAAGAAGTATCGCAGGCGGTATTGGGTTCAACGCGCAATACGCCGCCGTCGAGCAACGCGACTTCGGTGCCAGCGCTGAGAATATCGAAACTGGGTTCGATGGTTTCGTCGGCGGTCGCCAGACAATGGTCGAGAAAGTTGGAGTAGGAGCCGAACACGAAATTAGCCTCAATTAAAAAAGGCCGCGAA
This window harbors:
- the radC gene encoding RadC family protein, which encodes MDLPAFVKNEQGLYHVQGCVKPEQIVSTAASILLEDLTQQERLTQPTDAVRFMQLALAAEPNEHFATLFLSSKHRVLHFERLFSGTVDCAAVYPRVVVQKALACNAAAVIFAHNHPSGCCEPSQADRNITRQLKDALALIDVRVLDHLVVSRSEWVSLAERGWV
- a CDS encoding helix-turn-helix domain-containing protein codes for the protein MTEMEDRWLSVDEIGTYLGVSNDTVYRWIDKHAMPAHKVGRFWKFKKAQVDAWVEAGGAAEKGKEKSMSNK
- a CDS encoding LrgB family protein, whose translation is MIASIQTLLAISLTVGIYLAAEQLYIKAGRNALLHPVIISIFSLMGLITVFGWGYPQYQNDTRFIHFLLGPATVALAVPLHENMALIRKMAVPLLLACLSGALVASASAVMLSAWITGDEVLSLSMSAKSITTPIAIGMADSLGGSGSLAAGLVLLAGSIGTLILPTLMRLCRLHDHALYGFVLGVTAHGFGTAQAFEKSITCGAFAGLAMSLTGVFTAFLVPPLVPFWLQPFWLLGG
- the astE gene encoding succinylglutamate desuccinylase, encoding MFGSYSNFLDHCLATADETIEPSFDILSAGTEVALLDGGVLRVEPNTACDTSLVISCGVHGNETAPIEIVRDIVSDVLAEEQKVGQRVLFIIGNPWAMQVAKRFVDVNMNRLFAGDWQHQDVGLKEVKRAAKLEAFVANFFASEPVTVTQRYHYDLHTAIRGSQRERFAVYPFVEGRQLPANQQAFLARSDIDTVLLQREAGNTFSSFSSLKYEAQSFTLELGQVKPFGENDLKRYSGIDYALRELIAGEPLPEQPKRPVTQFEVCHSIEVTSEHWEFFVPDDALNFTEYAPGTLIWRDGEREYRVGEQPECIVFPNPKVPVGQRAGLMLRALAAE
- a CDS encoding CidA/LrgA family protein is translated as MLFGFFILLVYWLAGEWVTALIGWPIPGNVVGLLLLWITLTIYRQVPKSLVDASSALIRYLTLLFVPAGVGLIQHWDRLMSNGLWIILIIAISTVLAALTMIALFKLLKAPGA
- the smpB gene encoding SsrA-binding protein SmpB, whose translation is MSKAKQKPQPGGGTIAQNKKARHDYEIAEKVEAGLELMGWEVKSLREGKAQLVDSYVIFKNDEAWLIGAHFTPLSTASTHVIADPTRTRKLLMHRREIDKLMGQSEQQGYTVVCLSLFWKGNKVKADVALVKGKKLHDKRATMKERDWNRQKERIMKAHNT
- a CDS encoding DUF932 domain-containing protein, whose product is MAHHDESMAYVGRTPWHGLGNQLDSQQPLHVWMKAAGMDWDIRETPVRFISQESGSLGQIRTFDDQKVLFRSDTQAPLSVVSDRFKVVQPREILEFYRDLTERSGFELETAGVLKGGRKLWALARTGQSGTLAGQDQTNGYLLLATACDGTLATTAQFTSIRVVCNNTLAVAVNGAGHAVKVRHNTTFDAQAVKQQLGISVSAWDDFMYRLKSLSERRITRKTAEKVLGSVFTDTAYNLGSKPVRPNEYAIKKALALYSGDGRGAELPSAKSTAYGLLNAVTEYVDHQRRARSTDNRLDSAWFGKGAQIKQRALEQTLALIA